From the endosymbiont of Bathymodiolus septemdierum str. Myojin knoll genome, one window contains:
- a CDS encoding outer membrane protein assembly factor BamE, which yields MNKLLSIIFLSSFLGACGISKYIPDMPDLSLPSIPSIKPYKADVRQGSVLTRFAINQLKTGMSKRQVQDIIGQPSILDPFHNNQWNYIHYTTLGSGEIINYRLILTFTADKLTNINTDGIRSLPKMTKKEQIKQAERLNKEKSKTKEEGLLLMKEITGE from the coding sequence ATGAACAAATTACTCTCAATTATATTTTTATCTTCATTTCTAGGTGCTTGCGGTATCTCAAAATACATCCCAGATATGCCCGACTTGTCACTACCGAGTATCCCCTCCATTAAACCTTATAAAGCCGATGTGCGTCAAGGCTCTGTACTCACACGCTTCGCCATTAATCAATTAAAAACAGGGATGTCAAAACGCCAAGTTCAGGATATTATTGGTCAACCAAGCATTCTCGATCCATTTCACAACAATCAATGGAACTACATTCACTACACAACACTGGGTTCGGGAGAAATCATCAACTATCGTTTAATTTTGACTTTTACAGCGGACAAATTGACTAATATCAATACTGATGGCATTCGTTCTTTGCCAAAAATGACAAAAAAAGAACAAATAAAACAAGCCGAACGCCTTAACAAAGAGAAATCAAAAACAAAAGAAGAGGGTCTGCTATTGATGAAGGAAATAACTGGGGAGTAA
- the ahcY gene encoding adenosylhomocysteinase: MNNTITNNDYKVANMDLADFGRKEIELAEKEMPALMALRTKYSVKKPLKGAKILGCIHMTIQTAVLMETLVDLGAQVRWSSCNIFSTQDHAAAAMVAADIPTFAWKGETEEEFLWCIEQTILSNGKSWDANMVLDDGGDLTQMLHEKYPEMLKNIHGISEETTTGVHRLIEMMEKNELKVPAINVNDSVTKSKNDNKYGCRHSLNDAIKRGTDMLMAGKKALVIGYGDVGKGSAQSLRQEGMIVKISEIDPICAMQACMDGFEIVSPYKQGNNTGKTNDINKRLLATTDLIVTTTGNYNVCDSAMLQMIKRGSVVCNIGHFDNEIDTQFMRDNWSWDEVKPQVHRVNRSADKDDYIVLLSEGRLVNLGNATGHPSRIMDGSFANQVLAQMYLFDKKFATHGGNIYVEVLPKKLDEEVAADMVAGFGGVITKLTNEQADYINVPSQGPFKSESYKY, encoded by the coding sequence ATGAACAATACAATAACAAATAATGACTATAAAGTTGCTAATATGGATTTGGCTGATTTCGGTCGTAAGGAAATTGAATTAGCAGAGAAAGAAATGCCAGCATTAATGGCATTAAGAACTAAATACAGCGTTAAAAAACCCTTGAAAGGGGCAAAAATTTTAGGCTGTATTCATATGACTATTCAAACAGCAGTTTTAATGGAAACTTTAGTGGATTTAGGTGCACAAGTTCGCTGGTCATCATGTAATATATTCTCAACACAAGACCATGCGGCAGCGGCAATGGTGGCTGCGGATATCCCTACTTTTGCCTGGAAAGGCGAGACGGAAGAAGAATTTTTGTGGTGTATTGAACAAACTATTTTGTCTAATGGCAAATCTTGGGATGCAAATATGGTGTTAGATGATGGTGGCGATTTAACTCAGATGTTGCACGAAAAATACCCTGAAATGCTAAAAAATATTCACGGCATTAGTGAAGAAACCACAACAGGTGTTCACCGTTTGATTGAAATGATGGAAAAGAACGAGCTTAAAGTTCCTGCCATCAATGTTAACGACTCCGTCACCAAGTCAAAAAATGACAACAAATACGGCTGTCGACACTCGCTTAACGATGCAATCAAACGCGGCACAGATATGCTAATGGCAGGCAAAAAAGCCTTAGTTATTGGCTATGGTGATGTCGGTAAAGGCTCAGCGCAATCACTGCGCCAAGAAGGTATGATTGTTAAAATCAGTGAAATAGACCCTATCTGCGCAATGCAAGCATGTATGGACGGTTTTGAAATCGTTTCTCCTTACAAGCAAGGTAACAATACAGGCAAAACCAATGACATTAACAAGCGTTTATTAGCCACCACCGATTTAATCGTTACTACTACAGGCAACTACAATGTCTGTGACTCTGCAATGTTGCAAATGATTAAGCGAGGTTCTGTCGTTTGTAACATTGGTCACTTTGACAACGAAATTGACACTCAATTTATGCGTGACAATTGGTCTTGGGATGAAGTCAAACCTCAAGTTCACCGCGTTAATAGAAGTGCTGACAAGGACGACTACATCGTTTTATTATCCGAAGGTCGCTTGGTCAACTTAGGTAACGCTACAGGTCACCCAAGTCGTATTATGGACGGCTCATTCGCCAACCAGGTATTGGCACAAATGTATCTATTTGACAAAAAATTTGCCACTCATGGTGGCAATATCTATGTCGAAGTCTTACCAAAAAAACTTGATGAAGAAGTTGCAGCTGATATGGTTGCAGGTTTTGGCGGTGTCATCACCAAACTCACCAACGAACAAGCTGACTATATCAATGTACCTAGCCAAGGTCCATTCAAGTCTGAAAGTTATAAGTATTAA
- a CDS encoding murein hydrolase activator EnvC family protein, producing MLKHIKFFTVIFISATLIGCFSDGQRKRVIIIDKSTSVENISPNRLPNLVQPKKTVTKTHKKINKKPLTNKTIIKRKKELLPVTGKVIKSFSKKNQGITIATQPGQAVHAIRKGIVVYSGKIKRHGKMIIIKHALGFYSTYTQNQTLKVQSGDKVTKGQIIALTGKNNFYFEMKKFETPIDPLKYLK from the coding sequence ATGTTAAAACACATTAAATTTTTTACCGTTATTTTTATCTCTGCGACACTCATTGGCTGCTTTTCTGATGGACAGAGAAAACGCGTCATTATTATTGATAAATCAACCAGTGTGGAAAATATCAGCCCTAATCGTCTGCCTAACCTCGTTCAGCCTAAAAAGACTGTTACAAAAACTCATAAAAAAATCAACAAAAAACCTTTAACAAATAAAACAATTATCAAAAGAAAGAAAGAGTTACTCCCCGTTACTGGCAAAGTTATCAAATCTTTTTCTAAAAAAAATCAAGGTATTACCATTGCCACTCAGCCAGGGCAAGCCGTTCACGCCATTCGTAAAGGTATCGTGGTTTACAGTGGTAAAATAAAAAGACACGGAAAAATGATTATCATAAAACACGCACTCGGATTTTATAGCACCTACACCCAAAACCAAACCTTAAAAGTGCAAAGTGGTGACAAAGTCACAAAAGGTCAAATCATCGCCCTCACTGGAAAAAATAATTTTTACTTTGAAATGAAAAAATTTGAAACCCCAATTGACCCTCTTAAATATTTAAAATAA
- the metK gene encoding methionine adenosyltransferase yields MIFTSESVSAGHPDKVCDQISDAILDAILTQDKNARVACETLVKDNDVVLAGEITTSAEVDYDQIVRNTINEIGYTKDEYGFTGDTCTITNLLGRQSPEIAQGVNEFTDHEQGAGDQGLMFGYACNATDALMPAPILYAHRLVQKQAELMKNGTLPWLRPDAKSQVSCIYEGNKIIGIDAIVLSTQHDENISQNDLIEAVREEIIKPILPSEWLNDDTKYHINPTGAFIIGGPVGDAGLTGRKIIVDTYGGMARHGGGAFSGKDPSKVDRSAAYAARYVAKNIVAAGLADRCEIQVSYAIGIAEPTSISVETFNTGKISDTEIESLVREHFDLRPKGLITMLALKRPIYQQTASYGHFGRTEDAISWEKTDRIHLLK; encoded by the coding sequence ATGATTTTCACTTCTGAGTCCGTTTCAGCCGGACATCCTGATAAAGTTTGCGACCAAATCTCTGACGCAATATTAGACGCCATTTTAACGCAAGACAAAAACGCACGCGTTGCTTGCGAAACTTTGGTAAAAGACAATGATGTTGTTTTGGCAGGCGAGATTACCACTTCTGCTGAAGTGGATTACGACCAAATCGTGCGTAACACCATTAACGAAATTGGCTACACCAAAGACGAATACGGTTTCACCGGAGACACTTGCACAATCACCAATTTATTGGGTAGACAATCCCCTGAAATCGCACAAGGTGTTAATGAATTTACAGACCACGAGCAAGGTGCAGGTGATCAAGGTTTAATGTTTGGTTATGCCTGTAATGCGACAGATGCTTTAATGCCTGCGCCAATTTTATACGCACATCGTTTGGTGCAAAAACAAGCGGAATTAATGAAAAATGGTACATTGCCGTGGTTGCGTCCTGATGCAAAATCACAAGTTTCTTGTATTTATGAAGGCAACAAAATCATTGGCATTGATGCAATAGTTTTATCCACGCAGCACGATGAAAATATTTCTCAAAATGATTTAATCGAAGCTGTTCGTGAAGAAATAATTAAGCCGATTTTGCCAAGCGAATGGCTTAATGACGACACAAAATATCATATCAATCCAACAGGTGCCTTCATTATCGGTGGACCTGTCGGTGATGCAGGTTTGACGGGTCGTAAAATTATCGTTGATACTTATGGCGGTATGGCGCGACACGGTGGCGGTGCATTTTCGGGTAAAGACCCATCAAAAGTTGACCGTTCAGCTGCGTATGCAGCCCGCTATGTGGCAAAAAATATCGTTGCTGCAGGTTTAGCAGACCGCTGTGAAATCCAAGTTTCTTATGCGATTGGTATAGCTGAACCGACCTCAATCAGTGTTGAAACTTTTAACACAGGAAAAATTTCAGATACAGAAATTGAAAGTTTGGTGAGAGAGCATTTTGACTTACGCCCCAAGGGTTTAATTACAATGCTAGCGTTAAAGCGTCCTATTTATCAACAAACTGCAAGCTATGGACATTTTGGCCGCACCGAAGATGCCATCAGTTGGGAAAAAACCGACCGCATACATTTACTAAAATAA
- the ccmB gene encoding heme exporter protein CcmB, whose product MNIYLQTFTRDLRSALRNSSSVLNPLLFFIIAISLFPLAISPEASTLSQIAAGIIWVSSMLAVLLSLNTLFHNDFDNGVLEQMVISHHSLPLLILSKITAHWLLTGVPIILLSPLLGTLLFLDGESIKVMMLTLLLATPSLSLIGAIGASLIVSIKNSGMLLSLLILPLYIPILIFTSSAVSQAQAGLEIDAQLYFLGAILVMSTMIAPFIGALALKISLE is encoded by the coding sequence ATGAATATCTATCTACAAACCTTCACGCGCGATTTACGCTCTGCCTTACGCAATTCATCCAGTGTTTTAAATCCGTTGTTATTTTTTATCATTGCTATTTCACTATTCCCCTTGGCAATCAGCCCGGAGGCATCAACCTTGTCCCAAATCGCTGCAGGTATTATTTGGGTGTCCAGTATGCTGGCAGTGCTGTTATCGCTTAACACCCTGTTTCATAATGATTTTGACAATGGTGTACTCGAACAAATGGTGATTTCTCATCACTCGTTACCCTTATTAATTTTATCAAAAATTACCGCACATTGGCTATTGACAGGTGTGCCAATTATTTTACTTTCTCCATTGCTTGGTACTTTATTATTCCTTGATGGCGAAAGTATTAAGGTAATGATGCTGACCTTACTACTTGCTACACCAAGCCTGAGCTTGATTGGTGCAATTGGTGCATCGTTGATTGTTAGCATTAAAAATTCAGGGATGCTATTATCATTATTAATCTTACCTTTATACATACCTATTTTAATTTTTACCTCCTCTGCTGTTTCGCAAGCACAAGCAGGATTAGAAATTGATGCTCAATTATATTTTTTGGGGGCAATTTTAGTAATGAGTACTATGATTGCACCTTTTATTGGTGCACTTGCTCTAAAAATAAGTCTGGAATAA
- the ccmA gene encoding cytochrome c biogenesis heme-transporting ATPase CcmA, producing MSSLKLNNVSCQRGYNLLFSDVSLTLNSGDILRVTGTNGSGKTSLLKILAGLNVQEKGTIHLGDNAVKSEIYQSAVFYLGHLPALSNELTCLENLQFLTALNQSTNKEQALIIALEKVGLSGYKNELCGQLSAGQKRRVALASLVLSKAKVWLLDEPFTALDPQGVKMVEMHIEQHCQQGGMCLFTTHQASALKNQKLLAL from the coding sequence GTGTCATCACTCAAACTTAACAATGTAAGTTGCCAACGAGGTTACAACCTCTTGTTTAGCGATGTTTCTTTAACGCTCAATTCTGGCGATATCTTGCGTGTCACAGGTACAAATGGAAGTGGCAAAACCTCGTTGTTAAAAATTCTTGCTGGTCTCAATGTACAAGAAAAAGGTACAATTCATTTAGGTGATAATGCAGTTAAATCAGAAATCTACCAAAGCGCTGTTTTTTATTTAGGGCATTTACCTGCGTTAAGTAACGAGTTGACTTGTCTTGAAAATCTGCAATTTTTAACTGCTCTAAATCAATCAACTAACAAAGAACAAGCATTGATTATTGCACTTGAAAAAGTAGGTTTATCGGGTTATAAAAACGAACTTTGCGGGCAACTTTCCGCGGGGCAAAAACGCCGTGTCGCTTTGGCAAGCTTGGTACTTTCTAAGGCGAAAGTTTGGTTGCTAGATGAGCCTTTCACCGCCTTAGACCCACAAGGAGTAAAGATGGTTGAGATGCATATTGAACAGCATTGTCAACAAGGTGGAATGTGTTTATTTACCACCCACCAAGCTTCTGCATTGAAAAATCAAAAGCTGTTGGCGTTATGA
- the glyQ gene encoding glycine--tRNA ligase subunit alpha, with translation MLNLDATVSFQNLILKLQSFWASKGCTLLQPFDMEMGAGTFHPATFLRAIGPEPWKAAYVQPSRRPTDGRYGENPNRLQHYYQFQVILKPSPKDIQDLYLESLAEIGIDLKKHDVRFVEDNWESPTLGAWGLGWEVWLNGMEVSQFTYFQQVGGLPCKPVAGELTYGLERLAMYLQGVDSVYDLVWVDGVSYGDVFHQNEVEQSKYNFEIADTDILFRQFDEAEAMNQRLIKEALPYPAYEQVMKASHLFNLLDARHAISVTDRARFIRRVRAMSQKVAKTYYDSREALGFPMIKK, from the coding sequence ATGTTAAACTTGGATGCAACTGTTTCATTCCAAAATTTAATCTTAAAACTACAATCTTTTTGGGCATCTAAAGGCTGTACTTTATTACAGCCCTTTGATATGGAGATGGGTGCAGGGACTTTTCACCCAGCGACTTTTTTGCGGGCAATTGGACCTGAGCCCTGGAAGGCGGCATATGTCCAACCATCTCGTCGTCCGACAGATGGGCGTTATGGCGAGAACCCGAACCGCCTACAACATTATTATCAGTTTCAGGTGATTCTAAAGCCATCGCCGAAAGATATTCAAGATTTATATTTAGAATCTTTAGCAGAAATTGGTATTGATTTAAAAAAACACGATGTACGCTTTGTGGAGGATAACTGGGAATCACCGACTTTGGGCGCTTGGGGTTTAGGTTGGGAAGTTTGGTTAAATGGAATGGAAGTATCACAATTTACCTACTTCCAACAGGTTGGTGGATTGCCGTGCAAACCTGTAGCAGGCGAACTGACTTATGGATTGGAACGCCTGGCAATGTATTTACAGGGCGTGGATTCGGTGTACGATTTGGTGTGGGTTGATGGCGTTAGTTATGGCGATGTTTTCCATCAAAACGAAGTGGAGCAGTCTAAATATAATTTTGAAATTGCTGATACCGATATATTATTTAGGCAATTTGACGAAGCCGAAGCAATGAATCAGAGGCTGATTAAAGAAGCCCTACCCTACCCTGCGTACGAACAAGTGATGAAGGCATCGCACTTATTTAATCTACTCGATGCTCGTCACGCTATCAGTGTTACTGACAGGGCTCGCTTTATCCGTCGTGTGCGTGCAATGAGTCAAAAAGTGGCAAAAACTTATTACGATTCGCGTGAAGCATTAGGCTTTCCGATGATTAAAAAATAA
- a CDS encoding SCO family protein, with protein MSIKKSILISTLIGLLALSFYFTMSNKDYKSLAKQLKGSYILHNLDKPLPLFSLVDHNNNKFDNSRLEGQWSLLLFIYTNCPDVCPTELFDMSRLKQIIVKDKKIDMPNVVAITFDPLRDTPKVLKKYITNFDKDFIGVSGEQVQIDRLIKPFGTYYERVIYAENGKQIILKANGKLPERAIKEGYTINHTAWIYLINPKGQIFAGFPSPHKPSDMAKDIERMVNF; from the coding sequence ATGAGCATTAAAAAATCAATTTTAATATCTACTCTGATTGGGTTATTAGCGCTCTCTTTTTATTTTACAATGTCGAATAAAGATTACAAATCTTTGGCGAAGCAACTTAAGGGCTCTTATATTCTTCACAATCTTGATAAACCTTTGCCATTATTTTCTTTAGTTGACCATAATAATAACAAGTTTGACAATAGTCGTTTAGAAGGTCAATGGAGTTTATTGTTGTTTATTTACACCAACTGCCCTGATGTTTGTCCGACAGAACTTTTTGATATGTCTAGGTTGAAACAGATTATTGTTAAAGATAAAAAAATTGATATGCCAAATGTGGTTGCAATCACATTTGACCCTTTAAGAGATACGCCTAAAGTATTGAAAAAATATATCACAAATTTTGACAAAGATTTTATCGGTGTTTCTGGTGAACAGGTGCAAATTGATAGACTTATTAAGCCTTTCGGTACTTATTACGAACGGGTTATTTATGCTGAAAATGGTAAACAAATTATCTTGAAAGCAAATGGAAAATTACCTGAACGAGCAATTAAAGAGGGTTATACCATTAATCACACGGCTTGGATTTATTTGATTAATCCAAAAGGTCAAATTTTTGCAGGATTTCCATCCCCACATAAACCTAGTGATATGGCGAAGGACATTGAACGCATGGTGAATTTTTGA
- a CDS encoding YqaA family protein, producing the protein MQIFSILYQKALDWAQSKYAIYWLALISFVESFILPYPPPDVLLAPMALKKPNKAYQFALICTVFSVLGGMVGYYIGAILLDVVTPLLAKLNYLDKIDAIELWFEEYGIWIVAIAGFSPMPYKIFTVGAGIANMAFLPFVLISLFARGVRFFLVAFLVRKLGDICDIWLKKYIDRLGYALIIVIGAGIWYVKTH; encoded by the coding sequence ATGCAAATATTCTCAATACTTTATCAAAAGGCGTTAGATTGGGCGCAGAGTAAATACGCAATCTATTGGCTTGCTTTAATCAGTTTTGTAGAATCTTTCATCTTGCCTTATCCGCCACCCGATGTTTTGCTTGCACCGATGGCACTTAAAAAACCGAATAAAGCCTATCAATTTGCACTGATTTGCACGGTTTTTTCAGTTTTAGGGGGTATGGTTGGTTACTATATTGGTGCGATTTTATTGGATGTTGTCACCCCTTTACTTGCCAAACTTAACTATTTAGACAAAATAGATGCCATTGAATTATGGTTTGAAGAATACGGTATTTGGATTGTTGCCATCGCAGGATTTTCACCAATGCCTTATAAGATATTTACGGTTGGCGCAGGTATTGCCAATATGGCGTTTTTGCCCTTTGTGCTAATATCATTATTCGCCAGAGGCGTGCGATTTTTCTTAGTTGCTTTTTTGGTTAGAAAATTGGGTGATATCTGTGATATTTGGTTAAAAAAATATATTGACCGCTTGGGCTATGCATTAATTATTGTTATTGGAGCAGGAATTTGGTATGTTAAAACACATTAA
- the fur gene encoding ferric iron uptake transcriptional regulator, whose translation MDAQDLKSAGLKITLPRLKILEILETSENHHMSAEDIYRTLIMQGKEVGVATVYRVLTQFEESGMINKLNFDNGQSVFELSNSEHHDHLVCVKCGKIDEFSDEVIERHQHEVAKKYGYQLTDHCLYLYGLCKDCQ comes from the coding sequence ATGGACGCACAAGATTTAAAAAGTGCAGGGCTTAAAATCACACTACCAAGATTAAAGATTTTAGAAATTTTAGAAACCAGCGAGAACCATCATATGAGCGCCGAGGATATTTATCGTACATTAATTATGCAGGGCAAAGAAGTAGGTGTTGCAACGGTTTATCGTGTTCTTACGCAGTTTGAAGAATCTGGAATGATTAATAAACTCAACTTTGACAATGGGCAAAGTGTGTTTGAATTATCTAATTCAGAGCATCACGACCACCTAGTTTGTGTGAAATGTGGCAAGATTGATGAGTTTTCTGACGAAGTAATTGAACGGCATCAGCACGAAGTTGCTAAAAAATACGGTTACCAACTCACTGACCATTGTCTCTATTTGTACGGTCTGTGTAAAGATTGTCAATAA
- a CDS encoding sel1 repeat family protein: MKKIIFLLHLSLSSFVYSGFLEGMNDYKNSDYRSAFLEWLPLANAEDGIAQYNIARLYKLGKGVRRDDEVSFEWFKNHLRTV; encoded by the coding sequence ATGAAAAAAATTATATTTTTACTTCATTTGAGTTTGTCCAGTTTTGTTTATTCAGGGTTTTTGGAAGGTATGAATGACTATAAAAATTCAGACTACAGATCTGCATTTTTAGAGTGGCTACCCTTGGCTAACGCAGAAGATGGTATTGCCCAATATAATATTGCAAGGCTGTACAAACTTGGAAAAGGTGTCAGGAGAGACGATGAAGTATCGTTCGAGTGGTTTAAAAATCATTTGAGAACGGTGTAA
- the miaB gene encoding tRNA (N6-isopentenyl adenosine(37)-C2)-methylthiotransferase MiaB, whose protein sequence is MNKLFIKTFGCQMNEYDSDKMSDVLKHSHNLTLTNDEKKADVLLINTCSIREKAQEKLFHQLGRWRKYKDKNPNLVIGVGGCVASQEGDLILKRAPFVDIIFGPQTLHRLPTMLNNALSDKEVSIDISFPEIEKFDHLPKAKTNGVTAFVSIMEGCSKYCTFCVVPYTRGEEVSRPFNDVIKEVQVLANQGVREVNLLGQNVNAYQGKMDDGEGADLALLINIVAQIDGIDRIRYTTSHPVEFSDSLIQAYADVPELVSHLHLPIQSGSDKILSLMKRGHTALEYKSKIRKLRKIRPDISISSDFIIGFPGESDQDFTDTMKLVDAIVFDKSFSFIYSARPGTPASSYADDVDMTVKKQRLAIMQKTIDASTEVISKSMIGSVQKVLVENKAKKDDNMFGRTENMRNTHFKGSESLVGQIIDVKITGARGNSLMGELVLP, encoded by the coding sequence ATGAACAAACTTTTTATTAAAACTTTTGGTTGTCAAATGAATGAATACGACTCTGATAAGATGTCGGATGTATTAAAGCACTCTCATAATTTAACATTGACGAATGATGAAAAAAAGGCGGATGTGTTACTAATAAATACTTGTTCTATTCGTGAAAAGGCTCAAGAAAAATTGTTCCACCAGCTCGGTCGCTGGCGTAAATATAAAGATAAAAATCCAAATTTAGTGATTGGCGTTGGCGGTTGCGTAGCATCCCAAGAAGGGGATTTGATTCTCAAACGCGCACCGTTCGTAGATATAATTTTTGGCCCGCAAACGCTACACCGATTACCAACGATGCTAAATAATGCGCTGAGTGATAAAGAAGTAAGCATTGATATTTCCTTTCCTGAAATTGAGAAATTTGACCATTTACCTAAAGCAAAGACGAACGGGGTAACGGCATTTGTATCAATTATGGAAGGTTGTTCAAAATATTGTACTTTCTGCGTTGTACCTTATACAAGGGGAGAGGAGGTGTCGCGCCCGTTTAATGATGTCATTAAAGAAGTACAGGTTTTGGCAAATCAGGGGGTGCGAGAGGTGAATTTGTTGGGGCAGAATGTCAATGCTTATCAAGGCAAGATGGACGATGGAGAGGGAGCAGATTTAGCACTGTTGATTAATATCGTTGCACAAATTGATGGTATTGATAGGATTCGCTACACCACTTCTCACCCTGTTGAATTCAGTGATAGTCTCATTCAAGCCTACGCCGATGTACCTGAGTTGGTGTCGCATTTACACCTACCAATTCAAAGTGGCTCAGATAAAATTTTATCGTTGATGAAACGCGGACATACAGCACTTGAGTATAAATCTAAGATTAGAAAGTTGCGTAAAATTCGCCCTGATATTTCAATTTCATCGGACTTTATTATTGGCTTTCCTGGGGAAAGTGACCAGGACTTTACAGATACAATGAAGCTCGTTGATGCTATTGTCTTTGATAAATCGTTCAGTTTTATTTACTCGGCCCGCCCAGGAACGCCAGCGTCAAGTTATGCTGACGATGTAGATATGACAGTAAAAAAACAGCGCCTAGCGATTATGCAAAAAACCATTGACGCATCTACCGAAGTCATCTCAAAATCAATGATTGGCAGCGTGCAAAAAGTCTTGGTGGAAAATAAAGCAAAGAAAGACGATAATATGTTTGGACGCACTGAAAATATGCGTAATACGCATTTTAAAGGATCCGAGTCTTTAGTTGGTCAAATCATTGATGTGAAAATTACAGGCGCAAGAGGGAATTCTTTAATGGGTGAGTTAGTATTACCCTAA
- a CDS encoding mechanosensitive ion channel family protein, translating to MNDFLQNITLHQSAGALLVVALVMRVVLSMVLTGLVKQAQKTKNQLDNHLIEAVALPLKTMIWFGLVFFLIDLFKGELEFFLSLIAYINIVPIFIVAWAMIRMVSGIEAYLIKRKSKVNSDSIRLISRLTKILIGIGIALGLAQHLGFSVSGLLTFGGVGGIVIGFAAKDMLSNIFGGLMLQMDRPFSTGDWIRSDQFEGTVEKIGWRMTRIRTFSKNPIYIPNSIFSSIPIETPSRMTNRRIKETIGIRYDDIAQMPIIVAEIESMLTAHKEIDQTQPLRVYFNYFNASSLDINVYAFSKTTEKDKYQQLKQQILLEIANIIARHKAEIAYPTQTINIHK from the coding sequence ATGAATGATTTCTTACAAAATATAACCCTTCATCAATCCGCAGGTGCTTTGCTCGTAGTAGCATTAGTGATGCGTGTGGTTTTGAGTATGGTTTTAACAGGATTGGTCAAGCAAGCGCAGAAGACTAAAAATCAATTAGATAACCATTTGATTGAGGCAGTGGCATTGCCATTGAAAACAATGATTTGGTTTGGACTGGTATTCTTCTTAATTGATTTATTTAAAGGTGAGTTGGAATTTTTTCTGAGTCTAATTGCTTACATTAATATCGTGCCGATTTTTATTGTGGCTTGGGCAATGATTCGTATGGTATCTGGGATTGAGGCGTATTTGATTAAGAGAAAATCTAAGGTAAACAGCGATTCAATTCGATTGATTTCGCGATTGACTAAAATTTTAATTGGAATTGGGATTGCGTTAGGCTTAGCGCAGCATCTTGGATTTTCGGTATCGGGTCTACTAACTTTTGGCGGTGTGGGTGGTATTGTGATAGGTTTTGCAGCCAAAGATATGCTCTCAAATATCTTTGGCGGGTTAATGTTACAGATGGATAGACCATTTTCAACAGGGGATTGGATTCGCTCTGATCAGTTTGAAGGAACCGTTGAGAAGATTGGGTGGCGAATGACGCGTATTCGTACTTTTAGTAAAAATCCGATTTATATTCCGAATTCTATTTTTTCCTCCATTCCGATTGAGACACCATCACGGATGACCAATCGTCGAATTAAAGAGACCATTGGTATTCGTTATGACGATATTGCGCAAATGCCTATCATTGTTGCAGAAATAGAATCCATGCTAACAGCGCACAAAGAAATCGATCAAACCCAGCCATTACGCGTGTATTTTAATTATTTTAATGCATCATCACTTGATATTAATGTTTACGCCTTTAGTAAAACCACAGAAAAAGATAAATATCAACAGCTTAAACAACAGATATTATTAGAGATTGCAAATATTATTGCCAGACATAAAGCAGAAATTGCCTACCCTACTCAAACAATCAACATTCATAAGTAG